In the genome of Opitutia bacterium, one region contains:
- a CDS encoding DUF4011 domain-containing protein: protein MNPHDFSRVRLPLEAALLDRLAVDLAVLAPEERVALAPDQIRRQLLGRAVRLTDAMAPVAVRTAEAVRAEFGLCAPVEIYQSAGRENAAMHLLRDPILMEIQGRLLSLLDEGALRAVIGHEFGHYMAHGPDSLRAEVGAQATTLALSDSVAPELSMAASCLCMARELTADRFALLATRDLHALLRLEMVATTGLPAEALGRDTEGYLDQCRELVEACLDEADTAMGVTHPEHGVRAWAAWLFSESDLFREMTGAGPGTRPIAEVEALIERVLRRPGIDGSYHYLDVPPPELHEAALAAAALVGSADGVLGDEEAEAIEKTFAALVPEWRRFLEPAFAAQRLQELAPVAAAFGPGFQRPLFNLLMNVLVADGVAEAAEFQRITEIGRILGCEELFESLMRGALRRLTVERRENVASKPLPVSAQDALQALDSFLVATVRRGGGQVTVRRLLRLLGAGSREPELLHRIAAAVSRYGLKASIDLASAGLEDSVSLLPVAVVSASDAAVRPTPGALERAIQRLRDELISGDGHSPSVRLREIRSGRSFDLAELNRISVGQAERVLAMLGGGKRAVLVEGEQVGASREAETLMRQVVELRREHLARLEETGARDLFLGTGFICGAVDGYVVRAPLLLQQVELERAGEGGIALVPLADEPPIANQAVLRAVYHKAGLPFGEETAAKLAALAGDSTKGVAALVEHLRGAGIDVFEVTPDLHKLDPLADAVYEWKGRRLELEACAVVGLFPQSNSELLEDYEQLLADIAKPGADLGELLGCARELLPAALRDSLRVSERAARELHLPVVPVIPSDPSQVAVVRMAREVPALVVDGPPGTGKSQVIVNLVADAVARGERVAVVSEKRAALDVVANRLTHAGLGELTGVVHDVFEDRKTLYRRISARLTKDAAEAGAPQASVASGDRESIARDLRQRIAHLRQANHGEPTLGALAAYAAGFQVMVPTAMPRLGHLTAKSALQLARVADSVRPWSALLLPGSPWRPTEGRPVRRSLAGTTREERAEMRTLLSRVVQTKERVERAATEQPASPSACLQSAPIMRTALASLGRLTKIEPLVAQLLGASSDDSARSLAGLRLEWQAEAGVWQSEPLPVRMQVDPDLEPALVVLLAKGDSFLRIFSPAWWNARGAVRNRLPLVWPDAVGRPLDVPLARDLHRRMRLARLWKRLDDAAARDGLRDCLSGDAREIARILDRAADVAEPVLALRNVRPVLESLNAWAHSDFERWCSLLSARLAAAEAQQAHEVAAREASGVFHGIDAATGMEQLQQLLAKFSEEADRAADMDRVLTTAEAIDSQGSLVLALCSEAGPEVRWGDIVTKAWATARVAAHEGLPPRLRGAECDDSGTRQLADVLDADAIGRRQLAVARANETPLIRLPPPEKHARRTLEQAAKEKLQREAAKQRALMPLRTFVRTYADAGLFDALPVWLLSPETLTVLFPRRPIFDLVIFDEASQCTVASGFPALMRARRVVIAGDDRQMPPTSFFKAAPDEEEAETQASQGEAADFLDAESLLTLARQRAPKRSLDWHYRCREEELIAFSNHAMYGGALLTCPSQATPLVEPALRWVAVADAVYAEGRNEKEAERVVDLLHDALRRKPAPTVGVVTFNLSQRRTVLDAIDRRRANDPEFARVFSEAETRELLDDRPFVKNIENVQGDERDIIIFSVGHAPVERRHRTRGVERYVPARFGPVGQRGGERRLNVAVSRARAEALVVASFEPSMLSVARAKNDGPRLFKAYLEYVYHLSANSRTLAHRVLDLVRSASEAARVQAVEPLPNFVPLSGQIAEALLSNSRRAIVKLGSSGFRVDVAVEGKNGRAYQLAILCDDGSYEDGAFRRTQRAALLRRRGWRIVHVDSVEWMENRHAVLQRIDRALME, encoded by the coding sequence ATGAATCCACACGATTTCTCCCGTGTGCGGCTGCCGCTTGAAGCTGCGCTGCTTGATCGTCTCGCTGTTGACCTTGCGGTGTTGGCTCCGGAAGAGAGAGTTGCACTCGCTCCTGATCAGATACGTCGTCAATTGCTCGGCCGGGCAGTGCGACTGACGGATGCGATGGCACCTGTAGCGGTGCGGACAGCGGAAGCTGTCCGTGCAGAGTTCGGGCTATGCGCTCCCGTCGAGATTTACCAGTCAGCGGGCCGTGAGAACGCAGCCATGCATCTATTGCGCGACCCCATCCTGATGGAAATTCAGGGACGACTGCTATCGTTGTTGGATGAGGGGGCGTTGCGCGCGGTGATTGGACACGAATTCGGGCACTACATGGCCCACGGCCCGGACTCGTTGCGTGCGGAGGTAGGGGCTCAAGCTACAACACTCGCACTGTCGGATTCGGTCGCTCCCGAATTGTCTATGGCAGCTTCTTGTCTGTGCATGGCGCGCGAGTTGACCGCCGATCGCTTCGCCTTGCTAGCCACGCGCGATTTGCATGCGCTCTTGAGGTTGGAGATGGTGGCCACGACGGGATTGCCGGCCGAGGCACTCGGTCGCGATACGGAAGGCTATCTCGACCAGTGTCGTGAACTTGTCGAGGCATGCCTCGATGAGGCCGACACGGCGATGGGCGTGACGCACCCGGAGCATGGCGTGCGTGCATGGGCCGCGTGGCTTTTCAGCGAAAGCGACCTGTTTCGCGAAATGACCGGGGCCGGTCCGGGCACGCGTCCAATCGCGGAGGTGGAGGCTTTGATCGAGCGGGTTCTCCGCCGGCCTGGAATCGACGGATCCTACCATTATCTGGATGTGCCTCCTCCTGAACTGCACGAGGCGGCCTTGGCCGCTGCGGCTTTGGTCGGTTCGGCTGACGGTGTGCTGGGGGACGAAGAGGCGGAGGCGATCGAGAAGACTTTCGCGGCGTTGGTGCCGGAGTGGCGACGCTTTCTCGAACCTGCGTTCGCGGCGCAGCGCTTGCAGGAACTCGCGCCGGTCGCGGCGGCATTCGGGCCGGGATTTCAGCGTCCGTTGTTCAACCTTCTGATGAACGTGCTAGTCGCAGATGGCGTGGCTGAGGCGGCCGAGTTCCAGCGCATCACCGAGATCGGCAGGATACTGGGGTGCGAGGAATTGTTTGAGTCGCTGATGCGTGGTGCGTTGCGCCGTCTGACGGTGGAGCGTCGCGAAAACGTGGCGTCGAAACCGCTGCCGGTTAGCGCGCAGGACGCATTGCAGGCACTGGACTCATTCCTCGTGGCGACTGTGCGCAGAGGTGGTGGCCAGGTGACCGTGCGTCGTTTGCTCCGATTGCTCGGTGCAGGTTCTCGCGAGCCTGAATTGCTGCACCGCATTGCCGCCGCCGTGTCCCGCTATGGTCTCAAGGCCTCCATCGATCTGGCCTCGGCCGGTCTGGAAGACAGCGTTTCGCTCCTGCCTGTAGCCGTGGTTTCCGCGAGCGACGCAGCAGTGCGCCCAACGCCGGGCGCACTGGAAAGGGCGATTCAACGCCTGCGGGACGAGTTGATCAGTGGAGATGGACACAGTCCGTCCGTGCGCTTGCGCGAAATCCGCTCCGGCCGATCATTTGATTTAGCCGAACTCAACCGGATTTCGGTTGGGCAGGCTGAACGGGTGTTGGCGATGCTGGGTGGCGGCAAACGTGCGGTGTTGGTGGAAGGCGAACAAGTGGGGGCGTCTCGGGAAGCGGAGACCTTGATGAGGCAGGTGGTCGAGTTGCGCCGTGAGCACCTCGCTCGACTGGAAGAAACCGGGGCTCGCGATCTTTTTCTCGGGACCGGGTTCATTTGCGGCGCGGTGGACGGTTACGTGGTGCGCGCGCCGTTGCTGCTACAGCAGGTTGAATTGGAGCGCGCCGGCGAGGGAGGAATTGCCCTCGTGCCGTTAGCGGACGAACCACCGATTGCCAATCAGGCGGTCCTGCGCGCCGTTTACCACAAGGCTGGGCTGCCATTTGGTGAGGAGACGGCCGCAAAACTGGCTGCGCTTGCGGGCGACAGCACCAAAGGGGTGGCCGCGTTGGTGGAGCACCTACGTGGAGCAGGTATCGATGTCTTCGAGGTCACGCCTGACCTGCACAAGCTCGATCCTCTGGCGGATGCGGTTTACGAGTGGAAAGGACGGCGCCTTGAGTTGGAGGCTTGTGCAGTGGTGGGTCTTTTTCCGCAGTCAAATTCGGAGTTGCTGGAGGATTACGAGCAATTGCTGGCTGATATCGCCAAGCCAGGTGCTGATCTGGGCGAGCTGCTCGGTTGCGCGCGGGAATTGCTGCCGGCGGCGCTGAGGGACTCATTACGGGTGAGCGAGCGCGCAGCGCGCGAACTGCACTTGCCCGTGGTGCCGGTCATCCCGTCTGATCCGTCGCAAGTGGCCGTCGTGCGCATGGCACGCGAAGTGCCGGCACTCGTAGTCGATGGTCCGCCGGGCACTGGCAAAAGCCAGGTGATCGTCAATCTGGTCGCTGATGCGGTCGCGCGGGGTGAGCGCGTCGCCGTGGTCTCGGAAAAACGCGCGGCACTCGACGTCGTAGCCAACCGACTGACCCATGCTGGACTGGGAGAATTGACCGGAGTGGTGCATGATGTCTTCGAAGATCGGAAGACACTGTATCGCCGTATTAGCGCCCGATTGACGAAAGATGCGGCGGAAGCCGGAGCGCCCCAGGCGTCTGTGGCATCCGGTGATCGAGAAAGCATCGCGCGTGATCTCCGCCAGCGCATCGCGCATCTGCGACAGGCAAATCATGGTGAGCCCACACTCGGCGCGTTGGCGGCATACGCCGCGGGTTTTCAGGTCATGGTGCCGACCGCGATGCCCCGGCTAGGACATTTGACAGCGAAATCGGCGCTGCAATTGGCGCGAGTCGCGGACTCCGTGCGCCCGTGGTCGGCATTGTTATTGCCCGGCAGCCCGTGGCGACCGACCGAAGGGCGTCCGGTCCGCCGCTCACTGGCTGGCACCACACGGGAGGAGCGGGCGGAAATGCGAACTCTGCTGTCCCGTGTCGTGCAGACGAAGGAGCGGGTTGAACGAGCAGCGACAGAGCAACCTGCCTCTCCATCCGCGTGCCTTCAGTCCGCGCCGATCATGCGCACGGCGCTGGCCTCATTAGGGCGGCTCACCAAAATCGAACCCTTGGTGGCCCAGCTTTTGGGCGCATCCTCGGATGACAGCGCTCGCTCGCTTGCGGGCTTGCGGCTCGAATGGCAGGCGGAAGCGGGAGTGTGGCAGTCGGAGCCACTCCCGGTGCGGATGCAGGTTGATCCCGATTTGGAGCCCGCGTTGGTGGTCCTGCTTGCGAAGGGGGATTCGTTCCTGCGCATCTTTTCACCGGCATGGTGGAACGCGCGGGGTGCGGTGCGTAACCGCTTGCCTCTGGTTTGGCCGGATGCCGTCGGGCGTCCGCTGGATGTTCCGCTTGCGCGCGATTTACATCGTCGCATGCGACTCGCACGCTTGTGGAAGCGATTAGATGACGCAGCGGCGCGAGACGGGTTGCGCGATTGTCTTTCGGGGGATGCGCGAGAGATTGCGCGCATTCTTGATCGGGCCGCCGACGTGGCGGAACCGGTTCTGGCACTACGGAATGTTAGGCCGGTGCTCGAATCCTTGAACGCTTGGGCGCATAGCGACTTCGAAAGGTGGTGCTCGCTACTCTCCGCGCGGTTGGCCGCAGCCGAGGCGCAGCAGGCGCACGAGGTTGCCGCCAGAGAGGCTTCGGGTGTCTTTCATGGCATCGATGCAGCGACCGGAATGGAGCAACTACAGCAGTTGCTTGCCAAGTTCTCTGAAGAAGCAGACCGAGCGGCTGACATGGATCGCGTGCTCACCACGGCCGAGGCAATCGACTCACAGGGGTCTCTTGTCCTCGCCCTCTGCAGCGAGGCCGGACCGGAGGTCCGTTGGGGGGACATTGTGACCAAGGCTTGGGCAACAGCGCGGGTGGCGGCACACGAGGGTCTGCCTCCGCGCTTGCGCGGGGCGGAGTGCGATGACTCCGGCACGCGCCAGTTGGCCGATGTTCTCGATGCGGACGCCATCGGACGTCGGCAACTCGCCGTCGCACGGGCAAACGAGACGCCCCTGATCCGGTTGCCTCCGCCAGAGAAGCACGCCCGCCGCACGCTTGAGCAGGCGGCAAAGGAGAAGTTGCAGCGTGAAGCGGCGAAACAACGGGCATTGATGCCACTCAGGACCTTTGTCCGCACTTACGCCGATGCTGGATTATTTGATGCGCTTCCCGTGTGGTTGCTTTCGCCGGAGACGCTTACCGTGCTTTTTCCCCGCCGCCCGATCTTCGATCTGGTGATATTTGACGAGGCGTCGCAATGCACCGTGGCCAGCGGCTTTCCCGCATTGATGCGGGCGCGCCGGGTGGTGATTGCAGGCGATGATCGACAGATGCCCCCGACGTCCTTTTTCAAGGCGGCACCCGACGAGGAGGAAGCGGAGACCCAGGCAAGCCAAGGCGAGGCGGCTGATTTTCTGGATGCGGAGTCGCTTCTGACTTTGGCGCGGCAGCGCGCGCCCAAGCGCAGTCTCGATTGGCACTATCGCTGTCGTGAGGAGGAGCTGATCGCGTTTTCCAATCATGCGATGTATGGCGGCGCGTTGCTGACCTGCCCGTCGCAGGCCACGCCTTTGGTTGAGCCTGCGTTGCGCTGGGTGGCCGTAGCCGACGCCGTCTATGCGGAAGGCAGAAACGAAAAGGAGGCGGAGCGGGTGGTCGATCTCTTGCATGATGCGCTCAGACGGAAACCCGCTCCAACGGTCGGTGTGGTGACTTTCAACCTGTCGCAACGGAGGACGGTGCTCGATGCGATTGACCGACGCCGAGCCAATGACCCGGAGTTCGCGCGAGTCTTCTCAGAAGCGGAGACCCGCGAATTGCTGGACGATCGTCCGTTTGTGAAGAACATCGAAAACGTCCAGGGCGACGAGCGCGACATCATCATCTTCTCCGTCGGTCATGCTCCTGTGGAGCGCAGGCATCGCACTCGTGGGGTAGAACGATATGTTCCGGCCCGATTCGGCCCCGTGGGACAGCGTGGCGGCGAGCGCCGCTTGAACGTGGCCGTCTCGCGCGCTCGGGCCGAGGCGCTGGTTGTGGCTTCGTTCGAACCATCGATGTTGAGCGTGGCACGAGCGAAGAACGATGGTCCGAGGCTGTTCAAGGCATACTTGGAATATGTCTATCATCTGTCTGCGAACTCGCGGACGCTCGCGCACCGGGTGCTCGATCTCGTGCGCTCCGCATCTGAGGCGGCGCGAGTGCAGGCCGTCGAACCGTTGCCGAATTTTGTGCCTCTATCTGGCCAGATTGCGGAGGCGCTCCTCTCCAATTCGCGCAGGGCCATTGTGAAACTCGGATCCTCCGGCTTCCGTGTTGATGTCGCCGTGGAGGGGAAGAATGGACGCGCCTACCAGCTCGCCATCCTGTGTGACGACGGAAGCTACGAAGATGGCGCATTTCGGCGGACCCAACGCGCGGCTTTGTTACGGCGGCGTGGCTGGAGAATCGTTCACGTGGACAGCGTCGAATGGATGGAGAACCGGCACGCGGTGCTACAGAGAATTGATCGTGCCTTGATGGAGTGA
- a CDS encoding ExeM/NucH family extracellular endonuclease, translating to MSAPASLRFIVASMVAALACASARAATINAIQGKGTTSPLVGTTQTVDGIVTLSAQGTGGLGGFYLQSTQNDTDADPETSEGIFVANTSFPVVVGEVVRVTGTVAEAGTAPSTQTQLNNLTGLTHVAVASLPTPVTVTLPFASTTFAERYEGMLVTFGQKLTVTDNYDLGRYGELTLSLGRVSTPTNIAAPGAAAVAQDNANFLASILLNDASNTSYRAATPYLADSAGRGDTRRAGSTVTGLSGILDERFGLYLVEPTSAPTFVDENPRADPPAVGGTLRVVLSNVLNFFNGPTFPTSRGADTSAEFDRQRAKIVAGLTRLAPDILGLTEIENDGFASGSALADLVAALNAAAPSGTTYAAVDASGVDNGTDLIHCAFIYRTQTVELVGAPAALTNQYFTSLARPPLAQTFRERSTSEVFTVCLNHFRSKSTAATSAASTDGRTPNPNLDQGDGQGVNGYLRKREAETLAAWLATDPTRSGDPDVLIIGDLNAYAKEDAITALTGAGYTNLTERFEGAGGYSYAFGGAFGHLDHALANASLLPRVAGAATWHVNADEPDWLDYNVESKTTAQQALNVGTPYRYADHDPVIVGLTLRVSTPTTPTTPTTPTTPSTPSSSGGGGGGGGAASWPFAIVFALLLVARRATAVSKIR from the coding sequence ATGTCCGCCCCTGCGTCCCTGCGGTTCATCGTCGCCTCAATGGTCGCCGCGCTTGCTTGCGCGTCGGCCCGGGCCGCCACCATCAACGCCATTCAGGGCAAAGGCACGACCAGCCCGCTCGTCGGCACGACGCAGACGGTCGACGGCATCGTCACCCTCAGCGCGCAAGGCACCGGCGGACTCGGCGGTTTTTATCTGCAATCCACTCAGAACGACACCGACGCCGATCCTGAAACCTCCGAGGGAATCTTTGTCGCCAACACCTCCTTTCCGGTCGTCGTCGGCGAAGTCGTGCGCGTCACCGGCACCGTCGCCGAAGCCGGCACGGCGCCGAGCACGCAGACACAGCTGAACAACCTCACCGGTCTGACCCACGTCGCCGTCGCCTCGTTGCCCACGCCGGTCACGGTGACCCTGCCGTTCGCGAGCACGACGTTCGCCGAGCGCTACGAGGGCATGCTGGTCACCTTCGGGCAAAAACTCACCGTCACCGACAACTACGACCTCGGCCGCTACGGCGAACTCACGCTCTCGCTCGGCCGCGTCTCCACGCCCACCAACATCGCCGCGCCCGGCGCGGCCGCCGTCGCGCAGGACAATGCCAACTTCCTCGCTTCGATCCTCCTCAACGACGCCAGCAACACCTCCTACCGCGCCGCCACGCCCTACCTCGCCGACAGCGCGGGCCGCGGCGACACGCGCCGCGCGGGCAGCACGGTCACCGGCCTCAGCGGCATCCTCGACGAGCGCTTCGGCCTCTACCTCGTCGAGCCGACGAGCGCGCCGACCTTCGTCGACGAAAACCCCCGCGCCGATCCGCCCGCCGTCGGCGGCACGCTGCGCGTCGTGCTCTCGAACGTGCTGAATTTCTTCAACGGCCCGACCTTCCCGACCTCGCGCGGCGCCGACACCAGCGCCGAATTCGACCGCCAGCGCGCCAAGATCGTCGCCGGCCTCACGCGCCTCGCGCCCGACATCCTCGGCCTGACCGAAATCGAGAACGACGGCTTCGCCTCCGGCAGCGCGCTCGCCGACCTCGTCGCCGCGCTCAACGCCGCCGCGCCCTCCGGCACGACCTACGCCGCCGTCGACGCGAGCGGCGTGGACAACGGCACCGACCTCATCCACTGCGCGTTCATCTACCGCACGCAAACCGTCGAGCTCGTCGGCGCCCCCGCCGCCCTCACGAACCAATATTTCACGAGCCTCGCCCGTCCGCCGCTGGCGCAAACTTTCCGCGAGCGCAGCACCAGCGAGGTGTTCACGGTTTGCCTGAACCACTTCCGCTCGAAGTCCACCGCCGCCACCAGCGCCGCCTCCACCGACGGCCGCACGCCGAATCCGAATCTCGACCAAGGTGACGGCCAGGGCGTGAACGGCTACCTGCGCAAGCGCGAAGCCGAGACCCTCGCCGCGTGGCTCGCCACCGATCCCACACGCAGCGGCGATCCCGATGTGCTGATCATCGGCGACCTCAACGCCTACGCGAAGGAGGACGCGATCACTGCGCTCACCGGCGCCGGCTACACGAATCTCACCGAACGCTTCGAAGGCGCCGGCGGCTACTCCTACGCGTTCGGCGGCGCGTTCGGCCACCTCGACCACGCGCTCGCCAACGCCTCGCTGTTGCCCCGCGTCGCGGGCGCCGCGACGTGGCACGTCAACGCCGACGAACCCGACTGGCTCGACTACAACGTCGAGAGCAAGACCACCGCGCAACAGGCGCTCAACGTCGGCACGCCGTATCGCTATGCCGACCACGACCCCGTGATCGTCGGCCTCACGCTCCGCGTCTCGACGCCCACGACGCCCACGACGCCGACCACGCCCACGACGCCAAGCACGCCTTCGTCCTCGGGCGGTGGCGGCGGCGGTGGCGGCGCCGCGAGTTGGCCCTTCGCCATCGTCTTCGCGCTCCTGCTCGTCGCGCGCCGGGCTACGGCGGTTTCAAAGATTCGGTAG